The Maridesulfovibrio sp. genomic sequence CATACTCAGCCGCAAGGAAGGCAAACAACAGCTTGAACAACTGGTTCCGCACATCAAAACCCCCTTCTATACCAATGGCATAACGCAGGTCATTGATGGGTTCGACCACCGAATCCTAAAGTCAAACCTCAAAATTCAGGCCGACCAGATTCTGGCTTATTCAAAAACAAAAATGGATATGGCCGCTGAAATGTGCCTCGGCATCAGAGCCAAGCAGACATACGACGATATTTTCCGCATAGCCCGCGCTTTTATGCCTTAATTATTGATACCTACAGAGGCAAACTTTTTCGCCATAAATGCGTTAAAGATTCAAGCCTTCTTGTCTTTAAATTCAGCAGCGGCTTTAACGAAATTATTGGCCCAGCAGGGCATGCTCAGGGCGTGAATGTGGTTGTATCCGGCATAGATATTGTCACGGATTAGGCCGTCGTGTCCCTCAGCCATACCCTTTCCGCGAGACATCTCGAGAGCATATTTGGGTGAGGGTTCTTTATTGTCTACACAGAGAGAATAATGAAACTCATGCCCGATAACTTCTGTTCCTACAGGAAAGAACGGATTCTCGTAGACGATTTTACCGGACGTATATCCAAGACCCTGCGGACGCGGACAAAGCCGGGTGGAAAGATCGAGCACACCGGACATGTCATATTTATGCCCTTCATATTCAACATCCCGGCCAAGGTACATGAATCCTCCGCACTCAGCAAAAACAGGCAAGCCGGAATCAGCAAGACGGCGCACATGATTGCGGATGCCGGTATTCCGGGAAATTTCGTCAGCCAGTGTTTCGGGAAAACCTCCTCCGAGATAGAGACCGTGTATTTCCGGCCACGGTTCGGAAGAGATAAGGGAAATTTCTTTTACTACAGCCCCGGAGCGTCGCAAGGCTTCAAGGTTCTCTTCATAATAGAACCAAAGGGCTTCATCACGAACCACGCCGATTACCGGCTTTGATTCACTTGAAAGCTCTATTCCGCCCCATGCATCCTGAGCGGAACTCAAATCCGCAGATGCTTGAGCCGCAATTTGCGATATCGCTTCAAGATCAAGACAATCCTCGGCCATACAGCCGAGAGTATTCAGGGCCTTGTCCACCAGACTGTATTCCGTATTTGAAACCAGTCCCATGTGCCGTTCGGGAATGGGATTTTCTTTCAGCTTGGGCAGCATGCCCAGTACCGGAATATCAGTATAGGCTTCGATAGAATTTTTGAGAATACTGCGGTGACGTTCACCTGCAGTGCGATTGAGTATAACACCGGCCAGGTTGAAACCATCTTCGAATGCTTTACACCCGGCAACAATGGCAGCAACAGTGCGGGTCATTTTGGTGCAGTCTATAGTCAGGATAACCGGCGCTTTGATAATTCGGGCAAGCTCGGAGGTTGAGCAGGAACCGTCCACGTCCTTGCCGTCGAAAAGCCCGCGGTTGCCTTCCACAATTGAAATATCCGCCCCCTGCCCCTTTTCAAGAAAAAGGGAAATAAGCTTGTCGTTGGACATCAGGAAGGGGTCGAGGTTAGTGGCATACTGGCCGGAGGCAAGTCCGAGCCAACGGGCATCAATGTAATCGGGACCTTTTTTAAACGGCTTAACCACGAGCCCCTGATTTAGAAAGGCCCGGCAAAGCCCAAGAGTCACTATGGTCTTACCTGTACCGCCGCTCAATCCGGCCAAAACAATTCTTGGAAAATTCATCTGCTGCTCACGCCCTGAAAAATTCTTATCCGATACTTGCCTGCTCATTGGATTCAGTAGTGTCTATGCGTGGAAAAGACAAGAAAAAATGCCTTGTCCCAAGGGACAAGGCATTTAAGAGTCGAACCAAGTGAAGACTAATCTTCGTGCTCAGCACCACCCTGCTTACCAGCGCCGGTCAGGCCGTACATGGTAGTAGAGCCGGAGGACCAGTATTCAACTTTCTCTTCTTTAACAAGAGCAGTCAGAACTTTCTTGACATCACGGCCTTTTTCTTCGGGGAAAAGTTTGGTGAAATCATTGAAGTAAAATTTGCTTTTAGCACCTGTTTTCTCTTCGAGAAACTTCAGGATTTCAGCTTTTGCGGATTCCATCTCGATCGCCATAATAAGCCTCTTTCTTTTTAAAGGGGTGCGACGAAATGCCGCACCCCATATTTCTCAATTCTAATTAGAACTTGAACTGAGTGGACTGACGCCAGGTGTAATAAGCGGGATCACGGAAATCATCGATCAGGTGAGGAGTAAACTCGATACCAGTCTTTTCGAAGAAACGTTCCCAGCCAATACGCTCTGCCCAGTCACCCAGACGCTCGTATTTGAGTGCGTCGTTCTTGTAAACATCCACGATTTTGCGGATAGTTTTGGTAAGTGTGGGCCAACGGGGAGGTTCGTTGGGGATAAATGCAACAACAACCTTGGAGAACTTAGGCATGGAGATACGGTTGGAAACCTTACCACCAACCATCAGTGCGATACCGTCACCTTCCTTATCGGAAAGGGGCAGGGAGGGGCACATGGTGTAGCAGTTACCGCAGTACATGCAGCGTTCTTCCTTAATAGCAACAGTCTTGTACTGGGTACCGTCGATTTCGACCTTGGAAGGACGAACAGCACCGGTAGGACAAGCAGCTACTGCCAGAGGAATTTCGCAGAGGTTGTCGAGGTATTCGTGGTCAATGATGGGGGGCTTACGGTGAACACCGACAACAGCGATGTCGGAGCAGTGGCAAGCACCACACATGTTCAGGCAGCAAGCAACAGCGATACGCACAGGTGCGGGCATGTTGTGGCCGGTGAACTCATCAAAGAGGTCATCCATGATGACTTTAACAGTACCGGAAGCATCGGTCGCAGGAGTGTGGCAGTGAACCCAACCCTGAGTGTGAACGATGTTGGAGATACCTGCACCGGTACCACCGACGGGGAACTTGTAGGAACCGCCAGCGAATTTACGGCTGAGCAGATCGTCTTTAAGGGCAGTCATTTTGTCCTTAGAGTCGGTCATGAACTCAACGTTGTTACGGGTGGTGAAGCGGAGGTAACCGTCGCAGTGTTTATCTGCGATTTCACACATTTCACGAATCAGAGAAACACTCATGAGGCGAGCGGTACCACAGCGGACTGTGTATACTTCATCTCCGGATTCTGCAACGTGAACCAGTACGCCCGGCTCAAGGATTTCGTGGTAGAGCCACTTGCCGTAGTTGTTCTTGATAACCGGGGGCAGGAACTCTCTGTAGTCGCGAGGTCCAATATCCGAGATCCGGTTTTCCATCGGTTTGTCTGGATTGTAGCCAGAAGAAACGAACGCCATGTCTGTCCTCCCGTATTATCTCTGGTGTCTTTTTCTGTATTCGTTAACGTCACGTTCCCAAGGACCATCAACATCTTCAGCTTTCCAGAAGATGTAGGGGTTGTGTCTGGGTTCCTGAACGTGTCTGGGATCAGCCTTGATGCCGGTAACTTCGAGAAGCTTCTGGAAGCCCATGCGACGCATGGTCTCACCGAGACGCTCACGGTTTTTACCTTCTTCCATCCACCAGTCCCAAATGTTTTCAACAACTTCTTTAACTTCGTCGAAAGGCTCTTCAACCTTGATGAAGGGAACTACGAGGGAGCTGAGCTGAGGACCGTCGAGGATCGGAGCTTTAGCACCACAGAGGATGGATGCACCGCGATCGTTACCGATCATCAGTGCGCGAGGCATGGTGTTGATGCAGTGCATGCAGTGCATACATTCTTTGTCGTTGATGGAGAGTTTACCATCTTCGTACTTCATGCATTTACCGGGGCAGCGATCAACAACTTCGGACTGGATGTCGAATGCACCCCAGTCACGACCGGAGTGAGCACCAGCGTTAGGCTGGAATTCGCCACCAACGTAAGCTGCAACAGCTTCCTGGTCGATGCGGATTTCGTCTTTCCAGATACCTACAACAGAGAAGTCGGAACGTGCGAGAGCACATACGCAGCTGTTGGGGCAAGCATCAAATTTGAATTTGAACTTGTAAGGGAAAGCGGGACGGTGAAGTTCGTCCTGGAATTCCATGGTCATGTCGTAACACAGAGCCTGTGCATCGTAACATGCGTATTCACAACGGGACATACCGAGGCAAGCTGCGGGGGTACGCAGGTTGGAGCCGGAGCCACCGAGGTCAACGTTTACATCATGAGTCAGTTCGTAGAAGATTTCTTCGAGCTGAGGAGTGGTGGTTCCGAGGAAGACGATGTCACCGGTAGAACCGTGCATGTTGGTCAGACCGGAGCCGCGCATGTCCCAGATATCCATTACCTGACGCAGGAATTCAGTGGTGTAGTACTTAGCGGTGGGCTGAGCAACACGAACAGTGTGAAAGTGTGCTACGCCGGGGAACATTTCGGGCTGGTCACAGTAACGACCGATAACGCCGCCGCCGTAACCGAAAACGCCAACGATACCGCCGTGTTTCCAGTGAGTTTCACCGTCGTTGTAGGACAGCTCGAGAATACCGAGAAGGTCATCACAAACTTCGACGGGAATCTGATAATTCACGCCCTTCTCGTTTTTAGCTCTAACTTCGGCTTCTTGTTTAACGTCGGACACAAAGCTAGGCCAAGGCCCGCTTTCAAGCTCGTCCAACAAGGGAGTTTTGTGTTTCGCCATTCCCTTAAACCTCCATAAAGTTTAATAAGATATACCTACCAATACAAATTAGGCATCCGGTACTTTTGTCGGTGAACCGACATTAGCCCGGTTGCTTTCCTCTCTTAGTGCGAGATCCCTGTCATCTTTTCGATGCAAGGGATGGAAAGATACCCTTAAGTGAAAAAAAACACAACCTATAGTGCTGGATTATTAACTAACACGCTGCACACGCCCGTTGTCAATACATGATTCGGATTATCACATTTGAGAAAACTCGGACTTGCCAAGTGTGCCGTATTCAGCGTATTTACTCAACCCGAACACAAGGTGCGTTAGTAGCAGATATTTCCTACAAAAAATTTTGATAACCAGCAACATAAACTTGAAAAAGTGATTCTTTAAATATGAATGAATGCAAGCAATGCGGTACCTGCTGCCGTAAAGGCGGCCCGGCGCTGCACACTCAGGACCTGCCTCTGCTTAAAGAGGCTAACGGCATAGACCTTACTGATATAGTAACCATACGCAAAGGCGAACTGGCCTACGACCAGCCTGCAGGCGCAGTCGTACCTCTTGAAGAAGAAATTCTCAAAATCAAAGGGTCAGGCGGAGAATGGACATGTAAATTCCTGGCTCTTTCAAGTCAGGTATGCCGCATTTATAAAAACCGCCCTCTGGAATGCCAGAAACTTTTCTGTGGAGACCCGGAACCGTTGATGGAAATTTACAGCAAGGATAGAATTTCCAGAAAAGATGTTCTTCCGGGCGGGCATCCAGTTCTCGAACTTATCGTAGAACACGATAAAAAATGCGATCCCGCTAAAATGGCTGAAATAGCAGCTGCCGCCGTTGAAAACTGGGATAAAAGTGAAGAGCTTCAGGCCGACCTGCGCGAAATGCTCATTTTCGATGCAGCCGTCCGCGAGCTGGTGACCGCTAAAGCAGGTCTTCCTGAAGAATCCATGGACTTCTTCTTCGGCAGACCCATGACCATTATACTTAAGGGGTACGGCATTATCGCTACTCCCAGCGGGAAATCTTTTTCACTGCGTAAACTTTAAGGAATATTATAATGAAAGACGAACGCGGACTTTACTACTACCCTTCCCTGCAGACACGTGACACCAAAATGTACGTACGCGAAAATGAAGGTTCCATCGAGTTCAGACTCTGGTCCAACGACAACCCTGTTATCTGGGATAAACATGAGTGGCTTCCGTATGACGTAATCATGGAAGCTGCAGAAGAATACAAAAAACGTGGATCAGACCGTAATCCGCTGGCCCTTTACGACCTTAGTGTAGCCCAGCAGCTTCTCAAAGAAAACAAGATCACTCATTAAAAAACAATGTCGATGCCCTGAAATTAGAAGCGAGGCTTCTTTGCTCAAGGCTAATGGAAATTGTAACTTTGTCAGCAAGGCTTCGCCCTATCATAACGGCTAACCCTGCTTATAAAAAAATATCCCGAAAATCCAAAAAAGATTTTCGGGATATTTTTATTCTGTCTCCAGTTCAAAATTTTCTTTTCTGAGCAGAGCAGCAAAAAAACCATCGCCATCAATCAGCTTACCGCTGAAAGTACCATCATATATTCTTCCAATACCACAGGACGGGGACCGGGCTTTAAGAATTGCTTTTTTGCTGCCC encodes the following:
- a CDS encoding cobyrinate a,c-diamide synthase, which encodes MNFPRIVLAGLSGGTGKTIVTLGLCRAFLNQGLVVKPFKKGPDYIDARWLGLASGQYATNLDPFLMSNDKLISLFLEKGQGADISIVEGNRGLFDGKDVDGSCSTSELARIIKAPVILTIDCTKMTRTVAAIVAGCKAFEDGFNLAGVILNRTAGERHRSILKNSIEAYTDIPVLGMLPKLKENPIPERHMGLVSNTEYSLVDKALNTLGCMAEDCLDLEAISQIAAQASADLSSAQDAWGGIELSSESKPVIGVVRDEALWFYYEENLEALRRSGAVVKEISLISSEPWPEIHGLYLGGGFPETLADEISRNTGIRNHVRRLADSGLPVFAECGGFMYLGRDVEYEGHKYDMSGVLDLSTRLCPRPQGLGYTSGKIVYENPFFPVGTEVIGHEFHYSLCVDNKEPSPKYALEMSRGKGMAEGHDGLIRDNIYAGYNHIHALSMPCWANNFVKAAAEFKDKKA
- a CDS encoding dissimilatory sulfite reductase D family protein — encoded protein: MESAKAEILKFLEEKTGAKSKFYFNDFTKLFPEEKGRDVKKVLTALVKEEKVEYWSSGSTTMYGLTGAGKQGGAEHED
- the dsrB gene encoding dissimilatory-type sulfite reductase subunit beta, with the translated sequence MAFVSSGYNPDKPMENRISDIGPRDYREFLPPVIKNNYGKWLYHEILEPGVLVHVAESGDEVYTVRCGTARLMSVSLIREMCEIADKHCDGYLRFTTRNNVEFMTDSKDKMTALKDDLLSRKFAGGSYKFPVGGTGAGISNIVHTQGWVHCHTPATDASGTVKVIMDDLFDEFTGHNMPAPVRIAVACCLNMCGACHCSDIAVVGVHRKPPIIDHEYLDNLCEIPLAVAACPTGAVRPSKVEIDGTQYKTVAIKEERCMYCGNCYTMCPSLPLSDKEGDGIALMVGGKVSNRISMPKFSKVVVAFIPNEPPRWPTLTKTIRKIVDVYKNDALKYERLGDWAERIGWERFFEKTGIEFTPHLIDDFRDPAYYTWRQSTQFKF
- the dsrA gene encoding dissimilatory-type sulfite reductase subunit alpha yields the protein MAKHKTPLLDELESGPWPSFVSDVKQEAEVRAKNEKGVNYQIPVEVCDDLLGILELSYNDGETHWKHGGIVGVFGYGGGVIGRYCDQPEMFPGVAHFHTVRVAQPTAKYYTTEFLRQVMDIWDMRGSGLTNMHGSTGDIVFLGTTTPQLEEIFYELTHDVNVDLGGSGSNLRTPAACLGMSRCEYACYDAQALCYDMTMEFQDELHRPAFPYKFKFKFDACPNSCVCALARSDFSVVGIWKDEIRIDQEAVAAYVGGEFQPNAGAHSGRDWGAFDIQSEVVDRCPGKCMKYEDGKLSINDKECMHCMHCINTMPRALMIGNDRGASILCGAKAPILDGPQLSSLVVPFIKVEEPFDEVKEVVENIWDWWMEEGKNRERLGETMRRMGFQKLLEVTGIKADPRHVQEPRHNPYIFWKAEDVDGPWERDVNEYRKRHQR
- a CDS encoding YkgJ family cysteine cluster protein, giving the protein MNECKQCGTCCRKGGPALHTQDLPLLKEANGIDLTDIVTIRKGELAYDQPAGAVVPLEEEILKIKGSGGEWTCKFLALSSQVCRIYKNRPLECQKLFCGDPEPLMEIYSKDRISRKDVLPGGHPVLELIVEHDKKCDPAKMAEIAAAAVENWDKSEELQADLREMLIFDAAVRELVTAKAGLPEESMDFFFGRPMTIILKGYGIIATPSGKSFSLRKL